ACGTGGTGGCGACGGGGGAGATGTACTCGGTGCGGGAGTTCGCCGAGCGGACGTTCGCCCTGCTGGACCTGGACTGGGAGCGCTACACCGGCATCGACGAGCGGTACATGCGCCCCGCGGAGGTCGAGGAGCTGCTCGGTGACCCGACGAAGGCGCGCGAGCAGCTGGGCTGGAAGCCCCGGCACTCCTTCGACGAGCTGGTGGAGATGATGGTGGAGTCCGACATGGAGCTGGCCAAGCGCGAGCGTGCGCTGGTCGACGCCGGGCTGGCGACCATCGAGTGGCAGCAGGGTCCCGACCGTGAGTGAGCGGACCCAGCTCAGCGGCAAGCAGGTGCTCGTCACCGGTGGGGCCGGATTCCTCGGTCGCAAGGTCTGCGAGCGACTCGAGGAGGAGGGCGCCGCACCGGTCGTGCTCCGAAGCGCCGATGTGGACCTGACCCGTCAGGCGGAGACCGAGGAGTACCTCGCCGAGCTCCGGCCGGACATCGTCATCCACCTCGCCGCCGAGGTGGGGGGCATCGGGGCCAACCGGGACAACCCCGGCCGCTACTTCTACGCCAACGCCACGATGGGCATCCACCTCATCGAAGCGGCCCGCGTCACCGGGGTCGAGAAGTTCGTCCAGATCGGTACGGTCTGCGCGTACCCGAAGTTCACCCCCATCCCGTTTCGCGAGGAAACGATCTGGGACGGGTACCCCGAGGAGACCAACGCCCCCTACGGCGTGGCCAAGAAGTCCCTGCTGGTCATGCTGGAGGCCTACCGGCAGCAGTACGGCTTCAACGGGATCTACCTGCTACCGGTGAACCTCTACGGGCCGGGCGACAACTTCGACCTGCATTCCAGCCATGTCATCCCGGCCCTGATCCGCAAGTTCACCGCGGCGGTCGACGGCGTCGACGGGGCGGCCACCGATGTCGTCGAGGTGTGGGGGACCGGGGCCGCGAGCCGCGAGTTCCTGCATGTCGACGATGCGGCCCGCGGCATCCTCATGGGCACCCGGGACCATCACGACTCCGAACCCGTCAACCTTGGGTCGGCGCACGAGATCACCATCAAGGACCTGGTGGAGACCATCGGTCGCCTCACCGGTTTCGACGGCGAGATCCGGTGGGACACGACCAAGCCCGACGGCCAGCCCAGGCGCAAGCTCGACACGTCACGGGCCGAGGCCCGGTTCGGGTTCGTCTCCGAGATCGGCTTCGAGGAAGGACTTGCGGGCACCATCGCGTGGTGGCGGGCGAACCGCGACGCGGTGATGGCCGAGGAGCGATCGTGACGCTCCCGCCCCGGGTGGACCTGCTCGGGGTCCCGTTGTCGGCCACGTCCTACGCGGACGTGCTCGAGCTCATCGACACCCCACCCGTCGGCGAGCGGGCCCGCACCCTCGCCTTCTGCAACGTGCACTCCGTGATGACCGCTCGCGGTGACGAGACCCTCCGCACGGCACTCCGCGAGCTCGATGTCACCACCACCGACGGCATGCCGTTGGTCTGGGCCCTGCGCAGGCTCGGTGTACCGGACCAGGAGCGCGTCTACGGCCCCGACCTCATGGAGATGGCGTTGCCCCACGGCGTCGACCGTGGCTGGCGCCACTACTTCTACGGGGCCGCTCCGGAGACACTCGAGAAGCTGCTGGCCAACGTGCGGGCGAGCGTTCCCGGGATCGACATCGTCGGCTCCCACAGCCCGCCGTACCGGGCCCTCAGCGAGCAGGAGGAGGAGGAGCGGCTCGCGGAGATCCGCGACTCGGGCGCCACACACGTGTGGGTCGGTCTCGGCATGCCCAAGCAGGAGCTGTTCGTGCACCGCGTCGCCGACCGGCTTCCCGGTCAGACCCTGCTCGCGGTCGGCGCCGCGTTCGACATGCACGCAGGCGTCGTCTCGCAGGCCCCCGACTGGATCCAGGACAAGGGCCTCGAATGGGCCTACCGGTGGGCGCAGGAGCCACGACGGCTGACGTCGAGGTACCTGGTCAACAACCCGATGTTCCTCCTGCTGCTCGCCCTCCAGCTGCTGCGTTCCCGCCTCGGAGGACACGAGCCGACGATGGGCTCGACGCGATGACGATCCGCGTCCTCCACGTCCTCGACGTGCTCCGACCCTCCGGGGCGGAGACCTGCCTGCGAATCGCCGGCGACATGTGGGCAGACCTCGACATCGACTGCGACGTCCTTGCCACCGGGGACGAGCTCGGCCCCTACGCCGCGCCCCTGCACCGCGCCGGCTACCGCACGGCCCATCTGCCGCTGGACCCGTTCACGGACTTCGCCCGGACGTTCCTCCGCCTGTTGCGGACCGAACGGTACGACGTGGTCCACATCCACATCGAACGCGCCAACTTCTACGTCGCCGCCCTCGCGCGGTTCGCCGGGGCCCGGGTCGTCCAGCACGTGCACAACGTCTTCGCCTTCGACGGTGCCCACGGACTCGAGCGTCGGGTGCAACGGAACCTGATGCGTGCGGCAGGGATCCCATTCCTCGCGGTCTCCGACGACGTCGTCGAGAACGAGCGGGACCGGTTCCACATCGATGCGACCACCTTCCTCAACTGGGCCGACCTCGAGCGCTACCAGCCGGACGCGGCGGCCCGGGGACCGGCCCGGGAGGCCCTGGGGATCCCCGCCGAGGCGTTCGTCCTCGTGTCGGTGGCCAACTGCCACGACTTCAAGAACCACCTCACCATGGTCCGGGCGATGGCCCAGCTCGACGACGGCGTCAGGTGGCTGCACGTGGGGTCCGGCGGGCTGGAGGAGGAGGAGCAGGCGCTGGCACGCGAGCTCGGCGTGGAGAAGCGGATCAGCTTCCTCGGGCAACGCGACCCCCTCCAGGCCCTGCGGGCCGCCGATCTGTTCGTGATGAACTCCCACTACGAGGGGCAGGGCATCTCCGCCATCGAGGCCCTGGCGTCGGGACTGCCGGCGGTGCTGAGCGACGTCCCGGGCCTGCGGAACCTCGGGGACATGGGTGTCCCGGCTCGCTGGTGCGGCACCGACGCCGAGAGCCTTGCCGCTGCGATCGACGCGAGCCGTGCAGCGCCACCCACCGGGACGCTCGACGTGCTCAGGTCGACCTTCTCGCCCGACGCCCGTGTCCCCGCGCTCGCACGGGTCTACCGCGACGTGACCGGTGACCGACCGGCCACAGCGTCGGAGGCCCTGCCCTCGACGGTCCTGCCGGACGCGCCGATGCGCGTGGGCATGATCAGCCCCCTCTACACCGAGCCGTTGCTGCCCCACCTCGATGCCGATCCGTCGACGGTCCCACCGGGGATCGGCGGCCCGACCCCCACCGACCTGACGGTCTCCCTCATCCGTGCCGGGCATCACGTCAGCGTCATCACGATGGACTCCACCGTCGACCGTCCCGTGCGGTTCACCGGCCCCCAGCTCGACCTGCGCATCGTCCCGATGCGCCCGATCCACCGCGGTCGGGACGCCTATCGCCCCGAGCGGCTGGCCATGCAGGCGGAGCTCGCGACCATGGACCTCGACATCGTGCACGCCCACTGGAGCTACGAGTTCGCGATGGTGGCCGAGCACGCACGCGTCCCGCACCTCGTGACCGTGCACGACTGGGCGCCGCTCGTCGTCAAGTACAACCCCATCCCGTACTGGTGGGCCAAGCTCGCCATGAACGCCAAGGTGTTCGCCGGCCGCCCGCCCATGACCACCCCGTCGCCGTCTGTCCATCGCCGACTTCGCGCCATCGGTTTCCGCAACGTGCGGCTGATCCCCAACGGCCTTCGCCTGGATGCCACGGGGCTGTCCGACCCGCGATCACAGCTCGGGAGTCCGGCGACCCTGCTCAGCGTCACCAACGAGTTCTCGGGCCGCAAGAACACCGCGACCCTCCTGCGTGCCTTCGACATCGTCCGGCGGCGATACCCGGGGACGACGTTGCGGCTCATCGGGGCCGATCACGGCCCTGGGGAGAAGGCCGAGGAATGGGCCGCCGAGCACGGGCTGACCAGCGGCGTGACCTTCCTCGGGATGCAGTCCCGCGAGGACGTGCTCCGCGAGATGCGGGAGGCCGACCTGCTCGTGCACCCCGCCCGTGAGGA
The genomic region above belongs to Euzebya rosea and contains:
- a CDS encoding GDP-L-fucose synthase family protein; protein product: MSERTQLSGKQVLVTGGAGFLGRKVCERLEEEGAAPVVLRSADVDLTRQAETEEYLAELRPDIVIHLAAEVGGIGANRDNPGRYFYANATMGIHLIEAARVTGVEKFVQIGTVCAYPKFTPIPFREETIWDGYPEETNAPYGVAKKSLLVMLEAYRQQYGFNGIYLLPVNLYGPGDNFDLHSSHVIPALIRKFTAAVDGVDGAATDVVEVWGTGAASREFLHVDDAARGILMGTRDHHDSEPVNLGSAHEITIKDLVETIGRLTGFDGEIRWDTTKPDGQPRRKLDTSRAEARFGFVSEIGFEEGLAGTIAWWRANRDAVMAEERS
- a CDS encoding WecB/TagA/CpsF family glycosyltransferase — encoded protein: MTLPPRVDLLGVPLSATSYADVLELIDTPPVGERARTLAFCNVHSVMTARGDETLRTALRELDVTTTDGMPLVWALRRLGVPDQERVYGPDLMEMALPHGVDRGWRHYFYGAAPETLEKLLANVRASVPGIDIVGSHSPPYRALSEQEEEERLAEIRDSGATHVWVGLGMPKQELFVHRVADRLPGQTLLAVGAAFDMHAGVVSQAPDWIQDKGLEWAYRWAQEPRRLTSRYLVNNPMFLLLLALQLLRSRLGGHEPTMGSTR
- a CDS encoding glycosyltransferase is translated as MTIRVLHVLDVLRPSGAETCLRIAGDMWADLDIDCDVLATGDELGPYAAPLHRAGYRTAHLPLDPFTDFARTFLRLLRTERYDVVHIHIERANFYVAALARFAGARVVQHVHNVFAFDGAHGLERRVQRNLMRAAGIPFLAVSDDVVENERDRFHIDATTFLNWADLERYQPDAAARGPAREALGIPAEAFVLVSVANCHDFKNHLTMVRAMAQLDDGVRWLHVGSGGLEEEEQALARELGVEKRISFLGQRDPLQALRAADLFVMNSHYEGQGISAIEALASGLPAVLSDVPGLRNLGDMGVPARWCGTDAESLAAAIDASRAAPPTGTLDVLRSTFSPDARVPALARVYRDVTGDRPATASEALPSTVLPDAPMRVGMISPLYTEPLLPHLDADPSTVPPGIGGPTPTDLTVSLIRAGHHVSVITMDSTVDRPVRFTGPQLDLRIVPMRPIHRGRDAYRPERLAMQAELATMDLDIVHAHWSYEFAMVAEHARVPHLVTVHDWAPLVVKYNPIPYWWAKLAMNAKVFAGRPPMTTPSPSVHRRLRAIGFRNVRLIPNGLRLDATGLSDPRSQLGSPATLLSVTNEFSGRKNTATLLRAFDIVRRRYPGTTLRLIGADHGPGEKAEEWAAEHGLTSGVTFLGMQSREDVLREMREADLLVHPAREEPFGLVIIEAMSQGLPIVGGEQSGGVPYILDDGAFGILVDVDRAEHIAAGVFRYLDNPEDYVRFSALGLQRVADAFDNHRITDTYVEAYRDLLAGTW